The Azospirillum baldaniorum genome contains a region encoding:
- the gap gene encoding type I glyceraldehyde-3-phosphate dehydrogenase → MAVRVAINGFGRIGRLVLRAIYESGRNDVEVVAINDLADLKANAHLLKYDSVHGRFPGTVEVKDGALIVNGHAIKVVQERDPAKLPWKDLGIQIAMECSGIFTKRADAAKHLEAGAEKVLISAPATDEDITVVYGVNHDQLKADHRIVSNASCTTNCLAPVAFVLNKLIGIEKGFMTTIHSYTGDQRIVDTNHKDLHRARAAALNMIPTSTGAAKAVGKVLPELKGKLDGTAMRVPTPNVSVVDFKFTAKRATSVEEITKAIAEAANGPLKGILGAYTEDLVSTDFNHDPHSSIFALNETKVIDGNFVRIMTWYDNEWGFSNRMSDTAVAMANAK, encoded by the coding sequence ATGGCTGTTCGGGTAGCGATCAACGGTTTTGGCCGTATCGGCCGTCTGGTTCTGCGGGCCATCTACGAGAGCGGCCGCAACGACGTGGAGGTCGTGGCGATCAACGACCTGGCCGACCTCAAGGCCAACGCCCACCTGCTGAAGTACGACAGCGTCCACGGCCGCTTCCCCGGCACCGTTGAGGTCAAGGACGGCGCCCTGATCGTCAACGGCCACGCGATCAAGGTCGTGCAGGAGCGTGACCCGGCCAAGCTGCCGTGGAAGGATCTGGGCATCCAGATCGCCATGGAATGCTCGGGCATCTTCACCAAGCGCGCCGACGCCGCCAAGCATCTGGAAGCGGGTGCGGAGAAGGTGCTGATCTCCGCCCCGGCCACCGACGAGGACATCACGGTGGTCTACGGCGTCAACCACGACCAGCTCAAGGCCGATCACCGCATCGTCTCGAACGCCTCGTGCACGACGAACTGCCTGGCCCCGGTGGCCTTCGTGCTGAACAAGCTGATCGGCATCGAGAAGGGCTTCATGACGACGATCCACTCCTACACGGGGGATCAGCGCATCGTCGACACCAACCACAAGGACCTGCACCGCGCCCGCGCCGCGGCGCTGAACATGATCCCGACCTCGACCGGCGCGGCCAAGGCGGTGGGCAAGGTGCTGCCCGAGCTGAAGGGCAAGCTGGACGGCACGGCCATGCGCGTGCCGACGCCCAACGTCTCGGTGGTCGACTTCAAGTTCACCGCCAAGCGCGCCACCTCGGTGGAGGAGATCACCAAGGCGATCGCCGAGGCCGCCAACGGCCCGCTCAAGGGCATCCTGGGTGCCTACACCGAGGATCTGGTCTCCACCGACTTCAACCACGACCCGCACAGCTCGATCTTCGCGCTGAACGAAACCAAGGTCATCGACGGCAACTTCGTCCGCATCATGA
- the tkt gene encoding transketolase — MSAASAATPPAPITTMANAIRALSMDAVEAAKSGHPGMPMGMADVATVLFTRFLKFNPKQPAWADRDRFILSAGHGSMLIYSLGYLTGYERMTIDELKRFRQLGSLTPGHPEVDPSLGIEMTTGPLGQGVSTAVGFALAERITNARFGDDLINHFTYVIASDGDLMEGVSHEACSLAGHLGLNRLIVLWDDNHISIDGSTDLSFTDDTPARFRSYGWNTATVDGHDPEAVAKAIEAAQTSDKPTLIACRTIIGKGAPNKANTHGCHGSPLGADEVAATRENLGWPHEAFVVPQDVLDAWRAAGTRADAAYADWTQRVAAMDPSARKAFEAAMDRGVPAGLDELIAAFKKKVSEDKPSWATRVASGNVLDILVPAVPEMIGGSADLTPSNNTKAKNTADVKGRGEFNGRYVRYGVREHGMATVMNGMALHGGVIPYGGTFMQFADYCRPSIRLAALMKQRSIFVMTHDSIGLGEDGPTHQPVEHLAALRAIPNLLTLRPADAVETAECWQIALERVNGPSVLALTRQNVPTLRTEHAAENRSARGGYVILEAEGERKVTLLATGSEVSLAAEARKALQAEGIGAAVVSIPSFELFEAQDDAYKASVLGSGVRVAVEAAIRQGWDRWLGYPGATAVAFVGMSGFGESAPYQELYKHFGITAEAVVAAAKARL; from the coding sequence ATGTCCGCTGCTTCCGCCGCCACCCCGCCCGCCCCCATCACCACCATGGCGAACGCCATCCGCGCGCTTTCCATGGACGCGGTGGAGGCCGCGAAGTCCGGCCACCCCGGCATGCCGATGGGCATGGCCGACGTGGCCACGGTGCTGTTCACGCGCTTTCTGAAGTTCAACCCGAAGCAGCCGGCCTGGGCCGACCGCGACCGCTTCATCCTGTCGGCCGGCCACGGCTCGATGCTGATCTACTCGCTGGGCTACCTGACCGGCTATGAGCGGATGACCATCGACGAGCTGAAGCGCTTCCGCCAGCTCGGCAGCCTGACGCCGGGCCACCCTGAGGTCGACCCCTCTCTGGGCATCGAGATGACCACCGGTCCGCTGGGCCAGGGCGTCTCCACCGCCGTCGGCTTCGCCCTGGCGGAGCGCATCACCAACGCCCGCTTCGGCGACGACCTGATCAACCACTTCACCTACGTCATCGCGTCGGACGGCGATCTGATGGAGGGCGTCAGCCACGAGGCCTGCTCGCTGGCCGGCCATCTCGGGCTGAACCGCCTGATCGTGCTGTGGGACGACAACCACATCTCCATCGACGGCTCGACCGACCTCAGCTTCACCGACGACACGCCGGCCCGCTTCCGCTCCTACGGCTGGAACACGGCGACCGTCGACGGCCACGATCCCGAAGCCGTCGCCAAGGCCATCGAGGCCGCGCAGACCTCCGACAAGCCGACGCTGATCGCCTGCCGCACCATCATCGGCAAGGGCGCCCCGAACAAGGCCAACACCCACGGCTGCCATGGCTCGCCGCTGGGCGCCGACGAGGTGGCCGCCACCCGCGAGAATCTCGGCTGGCCGCACGAGGCCTTCGTCGTCCCGCAGGACGTGCTGGACGCCTGGCGCGCCGCCGGCACCCGCGCCGACGCCGCCTACGCCGACTGGACGCAGCGCGTCGCGGCGATGGACCCCTCCGCCCGCAAGGCGTTCGAGGCGGCCATGGACCGCGGCGTTCCCGCCGGCCTGGACGAGCTGATCGCCGCCTTCAAGAAGAAGGTGTCGGAGGACAAGCCGAGCTGGGCGACCCGCGTCGCCTCGGGCAACGTGCTCGACATCCTGGTCCCGGCGGTGCCGGAGATGATCGGCGGCTCCGCCGACCTGACCCCGTCGAACAACACCAAGGCGAAGAACACCGCCGACGTGAAGGGCCGCGGCGAGTTCAACGGCCGCTACGTCCGTTACGGCGTGCGCGAGCACGGCATGGCCACCGTCATGAACGGCATGGCGCTGCACGGCGGCGTCATCCCCTACGGCGGCACCTTCATGCAGTTCGCCGATTACTGCCGCCCGTCGATCCGTCTCGCCGCGCTGATGAAGCAGCGCTCGATCTTCGTGATGACCCACGACTCGATCGGCCTCGGCGAGGACGGCCCGACCCACCAGCCGGTGGAGCATCTGGCCGCTCTGCGCGCCATCCCGAACCTGCTGACCCTGCGCCCGGCCGACGCCGTGGAAACCGCGGAGTGCTGGCAGATCGCGCTCGAGCGCGTCAACGGCCCCTCCGTCCTCGCGCTGACCCGCCAGAACGTGCCGACCCTGCGCACCGAGCATGCGGCGGAGAACCGCTCCGCCCGCGGCGGCTACGTGATCCTGGAGGCCGAGGGCGAGCGCAAGGTGACGCTGCTCGCCACCGGCTCGGAAGTCTCGCTGGCCGCCGAGGCCCGCAAGGCGCTGCAGGCCGAGGGCATCGGCGCCGCCGTGGTGTCGATCCCGAGCTTCGAGCTGTTCGAGGCGCAGGACGACGCCTACAAGGCTTCCGTTCTCGGCAGCGGCGTCCGCGTCGCGGTCGAGGCCGCCATCCGTCAGGGCTGGGACCGCTGGCTCGGCTATCCGGGCGCCACGGCCGTCGCCTTCGTGGGTATGAGCGGCTTCGGCGAGTCGGCTCCCTATCAGGAACTCTACAAGCACTTCGGCATTACCGCCGAGGCCGTGGTCGCCGCGGCGAAGGCGCGCCTGTAA
- a CDS encoding cell division protein ZapA, with amino-acid sequence MAQVDIEVNGRAYRVFCQDGQEARLRELAGFVDAKLKQVTGGGKSGSEAQMLVLTAIVMADEMQDVMAGRGLAPLSTVNEAEVAAAVDNVALRIEEVAARLERA; translated from the coding sequence ATGGCCCAGGTGGACATCGAGGTGAACGGGCGCGCCTACCGCGTCTTCTGCCAGGACGGCCAGGAGGCCCGCCTGCGTGAGCTGGCCGGCTTCGTCGACGCCAAGCTGAAGCAGGTGACCGGGGGCGGCAAATCCGGGTCGGAGGCGCAGATGCTCGTCCTCACCGCCATCGTCATGGCCGACGAGATGCAGGATGTGATGGCCGGTCGCGGCCTCGCCCCGCTGTCCACGGTCAACGAGGCCGAGGTGGCCGCCGCCGTGGACAATGTCGCTTTGCGCATCGAAGAGGTTGCCGCGCGGCTCGAGCGCGCCTAA
- a CDS encoding 5-formyltetrahydrofolate cyclo-ligase — protein sequence MTDPRAAKDAARAQARARRDSLSDDQMRAFAADALRERFLEELVRPGLLPDGPVAGYWPLGSELDVRPLLLHLRTGGLKTGGRSIALPVSGPRGQALTFRDWDPALPLAAGRYGIQEPGADRPEVVPAVLLVPMLAFDRSGHRLGYGAGYYDRTLDALRAIRPVLAVGMAFAAQEMDAVPCGAHDERLDWILTERETLRFTQ from the coding sequence ATGACCGACCCGCGCGCGGCCAAGGACGCCGCCCGAGCCCAGGCGCGCGCCCGGCGCGATTCCCTCAGCGACGACCAGATGCGCGCTTTTGCCGCGGATGCTCTGCGCGAGCGCTTCCTGGAGGAACTGGTCCGACCGGGGCTTCTCCCCGATGGCCCGGTTGCCGGTTACTGGCCGCTCGGTTCGGAACTCGACGTGCGGCCTTTGCTGCTCCATCTTAGGACGGGCGGGCTTAAGACAGGCGGGCGCTCCATCGCGCTTCCGGTGTCCGGGCCGCGCGGGCAGGCGTTGACCTTCCGTGACTGGGACCCGGCGCTGCCGCTGGCCGCCGGCCGCTACGGCATCCAGGAGCCGGGCGCCGACCGGCCCGAGGTGGTTCCGGCGGTGCTTCTGGTGCCGATGCTGGCCTTCGACCGCAGCGGGCACCGGCTGGGCTACGGCGCCGGCTACTACGACCGGACGCTGGACGCCCTGCGCGCAATCCGTCCCGTCCTGGCGGTCGGCATGGCCTTCGCCGCGCAGGAGATGGACGCGGTGCCCTGCGGGGCGCACGACGAGCGGCTCGATTGGATTCTGACGGAGCGCGAGACGCTCCGCTTTACGCAGTGA
- a CDS encoding TIGR00282 family metallophosphoesterase, producing the protein MRLLFLGDVVGRSGRDAVIAHMPMLRDRLDPDLTVVNGENAAGGFGITVKIAEEFFAAGVDVVTLGNHSWDQKELVAAIDQQPRIIRPLNYPEGTPGRGFVLLQARGGRKVLVMNVMLRLFMDPMDDPFAAVDRVLRAHRLGPNGADSILVDVHGEATSEKMIMGHFCDGRASLVVGTHSHVPTADHVVMKGGTAYLTDAGMCGDYDSAIGMKKEVAMAKLIRKLPTERLSPAEGEGTVCGCYVETDDRTGLATSIQPVRLGGRLSQSMPVRG; encoded by the coding sequence ATGCGGCTTTTGTTTCTCGGTGATGTGGTGGGGCGGTCGGGACGCGACGCGGTGATCGCGCACATGCCCATGCTGCGCGACCGGCTGGACCCCGACCTGACCGTGGTCAACGGCGAGAACGCCGCCGGCGGCTTCGGCATCACCGTGAAGATTGCCGAGGAGTTCTTCGCGGCCGGCGTGGACGTGGTGACGCTGGGCAACCACAGCTGGGACCAGAAGGAGCTGGTGGCGGCGATCGACCAGCAGCCGCGCATCATCCGCCCGCTGAACTACCCGGAAGGCACGCCGGGGCGCGGCTTCGTGCTTCTGCAGGCGCGGGGCGGGCGCAAGGTGCTGGTGATGAACGTGATGCTGCGCCTGTTCATGGACCCGATGGACGATCCCTTCGCGGCGGTGGACCGGGTGCTGCGCGCCCACCGGCTGGGTCCCAACGGCGCCGACTCCATCCTGGTCGACGTCCATGGCGAAGCGACCAGTGAGAAGATGATCATGGGCCATTTCTGCGACGGCCGCGCCTCGCTGGTGGTCGGCACGCACAGCCATGTTCCCACGGCGGACCATGTGGTGATGAAGGGCGGCACCGCCTATCTGACCGACGCCGGCATGTGCGGCGACTACGACAGCGCCATCGGCATGAAGAAAGAGGTCGCCATGGCCAAGCTGATCCGCAAGCTGCCGACCGAGCGGCTGAGCCCGGCGGAAGGCGAGGGCACGGTCTGCGGCTGCTACGTCGAGACGGACGACCGCACCGGCCTCGCCACCAGCATCCAGCCGGTTCGGCTGGGCGGGCGGCTGAGCCAGTCCATGCCGGTCCGGGGCTGA
- a CDS encoding YebC/PmpR family DNA-binding transcriptional regulator — protein MAGHSQFKNIMHRKGAQDAKRSKIFNKLAREITVAAKGGLPDPAANPRLRAAITAARVQNMPRDRIDRAIKQGTPGGGDDANYDEVRYEGYGPGGVALIVEALTDNRNRTASEVRSAFTKYGGSLGETNSVSFMFSRVGAIYYPAAAAAADAVFEVALEAGAEDVASDENGHEVTTTVENFAIVRDALEAKFGGAESARLTWKPLNTVAPSEDAAASLMKLLDVLEDNDDVQTVEGNFDISDELMQKLTA, from the coding sequence ATGGCCGGTCATAGCCAATTCAAGAACATCATGCACCGCAAAGGCGCGCAGGACGCCAAGCGGTCGAAGATCTTCAACAAGCTCGCCCGCGAGATCACCGTGGCGGCCAAGGGCGGCCTGCCGGACCCGGCGGCCAACCCGCGCCTGCGCGCCGCGATCACCGCGGCCCGCGTGCAGAACATGCCGCGCGACCGCATCGACCGCGCGATCAAGCAGGGCACGCCCGGCGGTGGCGATGACGCGAACTACGACGAGGTGCGGTACGAGGGCTACGGCCCCGGCGGCGTCGCGCTGATCGTCGAGGCGCTGACCGACAACCGCAACCGTACGGCGTCGGAAGTGCGCTCGGCCTTCACCAAGTATGGCGGTTCGCTGGGCGAGACGAACTCGGTCAGCTTCATGTTCAGCCGTGTCGGCGCGATCTATTACCCGGCCGCCGCGGCGGCCGCGGACGCCGTGTTCGAGGTGGCTCTGGAAGCCGGCGCCGAGGACGTGGCGTCCGACGAGAACGGCCACGAAGTCACCACCACGGTGGAGAATTTCGCGATCGTGCGCGACGCGCTGGAGGCCAAGTTCGGCGGTGCGGAAAGCGCGCGCCTGACCTGGAAGCCGCTGAACACCGTCGCTCCGTCCGAGGACGCCGCCGCCAGCCTGATGAAGCTGCTGGACGTGCTGGAGGACAACGATGACGTCCAGACCGTCGAAGGCAACTTCGACATCTCCGACGAGCTGATGCAGAAGCTGACGGCCTGA
- a CDS encoding endonuclease domain-containing protein gives MSGTRATPSPQPSPQRGEGVLLPVAKDKPAPLHTNRAVQMRRDSTEVEKIIWQRLRNAQMGAKFRRQEPIVGFIVDFVAHDHRLVIELDGGQHADQAPYDERRTRMLEQAGFRVLRFWNNDVNDNLEGVLETIRTVLSATTVLRRDPLQRLRDKENSP, from the coding sequence ATGTCCGGCACGCGCGCAACCCCCTCACCCCAACCCTCTCCCCAGAGGGGAGAGGGGGTGTTGCTGCCGGTTGCGAAGGACAAGCCGGCGCCTTTGCACACCAATCGGGCCGTTCAAATGCGGCGCGATTCCACCGAGGTGGAAAAGATCATATGGCAACGTTTGCGGAACGCGCAGATGGGGGCCAAATTCCGTCGGCAGGAACCTATTGTCGGCTTCATTGTGGATTTCGTCGCGCACGACCATCGGTTGGTGATCGAACTGGACGGCGGACAGCACGCCGATCAGGCGCCCTATGACGAGCGCCGGACGCGCATGCTGGAACAGGCCGGTTTCCGTGTGCTGCGCTTCTGGAACAACGACGTGAACGACAATCTGGAAGGCGTTCTCGAAACCATCCGCACGGTGCTTTCCGCGACCACCGTGTTGCGCCGTGATCCCCTCCAGCGTTTGAGGGACAAGGAGAATTCCCCATGA
- the ruvA gene encoding Holliday junction branch migration protein RuvA, with the protein MIAKLTGVVDSVGTDWVVVDVNGVGYQVACSNRTLSRMTVGERRALVVETFIRDDRITLYGFADSGERDWFRLLTTIQGVGSRLALSILGVLDPDQLTRAIAAQDKTALTRADGVGPKVAARIVNELKDKVGNLTLGASAAAAPAAGGKAAPAAGGPDNMVMADAVSALVNLGYGRSEAFGAVVAAGRKLGDGAGVSELIRHGLKELSQ; encoded by the coding sequence ATGATCGCCAAGCTCACCGGTGTCGTGGATTCGGTCGGGACCGACTGGGTGGTGGTGGACGTCAACGGGGTCGGCTACCAAGTCGCCTGCTCCAACCGCACGCTGTCGCGCATGACAGTGGGGGAGCGGCGGGCGCTGGTCGTCGAGACCTTCATCCGCGACGACCGGATCACCCTCTATGGCTTCGCCGATTCCGGCGAGCGCGACTGGTTCCGGCTGCTGACCACCATCCAGGGCGTCGGCTCGCGCCTCGCCTTGTCGATTCTCGGCGTGCTCGACCCGGACCAGCTCACCCGCGCCATCGCGGCGCAGGACAAGACGGCGCTCACCCGCGCCGACGGCGTGGGGCCGAAGGTGGCCGCGCGCATCGTCAACGAGTTGAAGGACAAGGTGGGCAACCTCACCCTCGGCGCCTCGGCTGCCGCCGCTCCGGCGGCGGGCGGCAAGGCGGCGCCGGCGGCGGGCGGCCCTGACAACATGGTCATGGCGGACGCCGTCTCGGCCCTCGTCAACCTCGGCTACGGGCGGTCGGAGGCGTTCGGCGCCGTCGTGGCCGCCGGGCGCAAGCTGGGCGACGGGGCCGGCGTGTCGGAGCTGATCCGCCATGGCCTCAAGGAACTCAGCCAATGA
- the ruvB gene encoding Holliday junction branch migration DNA helicase RuvB has product MTADQNGSDPDRLVQPGRGAGDSGEASIRPLSLAEFIGQRQARENLSIFIQAARSRGEALDHVLLFGPPGLGKTTLAQIVSRELGVGFRATSGPVIARAGDLAALLTNLQPHDVLFIDEIHRLNPAVEEVLYPAMEDFQLDLIIGEGPSARSIRIDLPPFTLVGATTRSGLITRPLRERFGIPVRLQFYEPDELELIVRRAAAVFNMLITPEGAREIANRSRGTPRVSGRLLRRVRDFASVAGVPEVDARIADAALTRLEVDRLGLDSMDRRYLGIIANNYNGGPVGVDTLGAALGEQRDVLEEVVEPYLIQQGFLQRTPRGRMLTDQGFRYLGLNPPSAPTRQFDLLDRLSEANPDPEDGDV; this is encoded by the coding sequence ATGACCGCCGACCAGAACGGCTCCGATCCCGACCGGCTGGTGCAACCGGGGCGGGGCGCCGGCGACTCCGGCGAAGCCTCGATCCGCCCGCTGTCGCTCGCCGAGTTCATCGGCCAGCGGCAGGCCCGCGAGAACCTGTCGATCTTCATCCAGGCCGCCCGTTCCCGCGGCGAGGCGTTGGACCATGTGCTGCTGTTCGGGCCGCCGGGCTTGGGCAAGACGACGCTGGCCCAGATCGTCTCGCGCGAGCTGGGGGTGGGCTTTCGCGCGACCTCCGGCCCGGTCATTGCGCGGGCCGGCGACCTCGCCGCGCTGCTGACCAACCTGCAGCCGCACGACGTCCTGTTCATCGACGAGATTCATCGCCTTAATCCCGCCGTGGAAGAGGTGCTCTATCCCGCCATGGAGGATTTCCAGCTCGACCTCATCATCGGCGAAGGCCCGTCGGCGCGGTCCATCCGGATCGACCTGCCGCCCTTCACGCTGGTCGGCGCCACCACCCGGTCCGGCCTGATCACGCGCCCCTTGCGCGAACGGTTCGGCATCCCCGTGCGGCTGCAATTCTACGAACCGGACGAGCTGGAGCTGATCGTCCGCCGCGCCGCGGCCGTGTTCAACATGCTCATCACGCCGGAAGGGGCGCGGGAGATCGCCAACCGCTCGCGCGGGACGCCGCGCGTGTCGGGACGGCTGCTGCGCCGGGTCCGCGACTTCGCCTCGGTGGCCGGTGTGCCGGAAGTGGACGCCCGCATCGCAGACGCCGCCCTGACCCGGCTGGAGGTCGACCGGCTCGGCCTCGACAGCATGGACCGGCGCTATCTCGGCATCATCGCCAACAACTACAACGGCGGCCCGGTGGGCGTGGACACGCTGGGCGCCGCACTCGGCGAGCAGCGCGACGTGCTGGAGGAGGTGGTGGAACCCTACCTGATCCAGCAGGGCTTCCTGCAGCGGACCCCGCGCGGGCGCATGCTGACCGACCAGGGCTTTCGCTATCTCGGCCTTAACCCGCCGTCGGCGCCGACCCGCCAGTTCGATCTGCTGGACCGGCTGTCGGAGGCGAACCCGGACCCGGAGGACGGCGATGTCTGA
- the ybgC gene encoding tol-pal system-associated acyl-CoA thioesterase translates to MSDGTGMANLSGWFDENAQHRLRLRVYYEDTDAGGLVYHANYLRFFERARTEMLRLTGFTNAGLAESDGVSFAVRRAEIDFVAPAKLEDTLEVVTRITDTGGASFAVAQLARRDGRDLARAVIQLAMINLAGNRAGRPARLPAPVREALIDLYKRQKRD, encoded by the coding sequence ATGTCTGACGGTACCGGGATGGCGAATCTCTCGGGCTGGTTTGACGAGAACGCGCAGCACAGGCTGCGCTTGCGGGTCTACTACGAGGACACGGACGCCGGGGGTCTGGTCTATCACGCCAACTACCTGCGCTTCTTCGAGCGGGCGCGCACCGAGATGCTGCGGCTGACCGGATTCACCAACGCCGGGCTGGCCGAAAGCGACGGTGTGTCATTTGCGGTACGACGGGCGGAGATCGATTTTGTCGCTCCCGCAAAGCTCGAGGATACGCTTGAAGTGGTGACGCGAATCACCGATACCGGCGGTGCCTCCTTCGCAGTTGCACAACTTGCCCGTCGCGACGGCCGCGACCTCGCGCGGGCGGTGATTCAGCTGGCGATGATCAATTTGGCCGGTAACCGGGCCGGACGTCCCGCGCGCCTTCCGGCGCCGGTCCGCGAGGCGCTCATCGATTTGTACAAAAGGCAGAAGCGAGACTGA
- the tolQ gene encoding protein TolQ codes for MDLNSAQVVGAAAKAHDITMWGLFWQADLIVKVVMLMLLVASVWCWAIIIEKLMRIRRLNAQADAFEESFWSGGSLDALYDRIGQNPSDPMSATFAAGMREWRHAADRGIGSMKGSLQQRVERVMSVTIGREMLRAERYMTFLASVGSTAPFIGLFGTVWGIMNSFTSIAASGNTSLAVVAPGIAEALFATALGLVAAIPAVISYNKFTTDLGRYADRLETFSGEFSAILSRHLEERGAA; via the coding sequence ATGGATCTGAATTCCGCCCAGGTGGTCGGGGCCGCGGCGAAGGCTCACGACATCACGATGTGGGGCCTGTTCTGGCAGGCCGACCTGATCGTCAAGGTCGTGATGCTGATGCTGCTGGTTGCCTCGGTGTGGTGCTGGGCCATCATCATCGAGAAGCTGATGCGCATCCGCCGCCTGAACGCGCAGGCGGACGCCTTCGAGGAGAGCTTCTGGTCCGGCGGCTCGCTGGACGCGCTGTACGACCGCATCGGCCAGAACCCGAGCGATCCGATGTCGGCGACCTTCGCCGCCGGCATGCGCGAATGGCGCCACGCCGCCGACCGCGGCATCGGCTCCATGAAGGGCTCGCTGCAGCAGCGGGTCGAGCGCGTCATGTCGGTGACCATCGGGCGCGAGATGCTGCGCGCCGAGCGCTACATGACCTTCCTGGCCTCGGTCGGTTCGACGGCCCCCTTCATCGGCCTGTTCGGCACGGTGTGGGGCATCATGAACTCCTTCACCTCCATCGCCGCGTCGGGCAACACCAGCCTCGCCGTCGTCGCCCCCGGCATCGCCGAGGCGCTGTTCGCCACGGCGCTGGGTCTCGTGGCCGCCATTCCCGCCGTGATCTCGTACAACAAGTTCACCACCGACCTCGGCCGCTACGCCGACCGGCTGGAGACCTTCTCGGGCGAGTTCTCGGCGATCCTGTCGCGCCACCTCGAGGAGCGGGGAGCCGCCTGA
- the tolR gene encoding protein TolR, whose protein sequence is MGAQLAGKGGHGRGRRRGYRAMADINMTPFIDVMLVLLIVFMVAAPLLTVGVPVDLPKTNAAPLEAQKDPLFVTVQSDGRVYVQETAVETANMVPLLIAVTNNNPDARILVRGDAKIAYGKMLEVMGTMSAAGFKKVGLVAEMPSGPGATGPRVGGSAQR, encoded by the coding sequence ATGGGAGCCCAGCTCGCAGGAAAGGGCGGCCACGGTCGGGGCCGCCGCCGCGGATACCGCGCGATGGCCGACATCAACATGACGCCCTTCATCGACGTCATGCTGGTGCTGCTGATCGTCTTCATGGTCGCGGCACCGCTGCTGACCGTCGGCGTGCCGGTCGATCTGCCGAAGACCAACGCCGCCCCGCTGGAGGCGCAGAAGGACCCGCTGTTCGTGACCGTCCAGTCCGACGGCCGGGTCTATGTGCAGGAGACGGCGGTGGAGACGGCCAACATGGTGCCGCTGCTGATCGCCGTCACCAACAACAACCCAGACGCCCGCATCCTGGTGCGCGGCGACGCGAAGATCGCCTACGGCAAGATGCTGGAGGTGATGGGCACCATGAGCGCCGCCGGCTTCAAGAAGGTCGGGCTGGTCGCCGAGATGCCCAGCGGGCCGGGCGCCACCGGGCCGCGCGTCGGCGGCTCGGCGCAGCGCTGA
- a CDS encoding membrane protein has protein sequence MRKPLIASATLHVALVALFVLGMPPSDRKLDIPESIPIEIVDMGEVTQAARVDKGEPKPSAPKPPVPEAKPSPPAPAPPEPASEPPPPPPPRPEPKVPEPPKVAQVTPPPAREPPPPPKPAPPPPPPDPEPAPVVKPPEPKPEPKPQPPKPEPPKPEPPKPEPPKPEPPKPEPKKPEPPKPEPAKPEPPKPEPKKPEPAKPEPPKAEPKKPEKPPEKTDALADLLKNVQKNAPAKPAASESKADAKPTQHAAASAAPSTAPSGAAKAVNGPDKPFKPSGRAIDGIRGAVSKNWNFDPGRKDAGNMQVEIIVELGRDGSVLNATINERYRSRYMSDAAFRASADAALRAVKRASPLPISEFSGDFTPARYEEWRYFVFNFDPRDMF, from the coding sequence ATGCGCAAACCCCTGATCGCCTCGGCAACGCTGCACGTCGCGCTGGTCGCGCTGTTCGTGCTCGGCATGCCGCCCAGCGATCGCAAGCTGGACATCCCCGAGTCCATCCCGATCGAGATCGTGGACATGGGCGAGGTGACGCAGGCCGCGCGCGTCGACAAGGGCGAGCCCAAGCCGTCGGCGCCCAAGCCGCCGGTTCCCGAGGCCAAGCCGAGCCCGCCGGCCCCCGCGCCGCCGGAGCCGGCCAGCGAGCCGCCGCCCCCGCCGCCGCCCCGGCCCGAGCCGAAGGTTCCGGAGCCGCCCAAGGTTGCCCAGGTGACGCCGCCCCCGGCGCGCGAACCGCCGCCGCCGCCCAAGCCGGCACCGCCCCCGCCGCCGCCCGATCCGGAGCCGGCGCCGGTGGTCAAGCCGCCCGAGCCCAAGCCGGAACCGAAGCCGCAGCCTCCGAAGCCGGAGCCGCCCAAACCGGAACCGCCGAAGCCTGAGCCTCCCAAGCCCGAGCCCCCGAAGCCGGAGCCGAAGAAGCCCGAGCCGCCGAAGCCGGAACCGGCCAAACCGGAACCGCCCAAGCCCGAGCCCAAGAAGCCCGAGCCGGCCAAGCCGGAGCCTCCGAAGGCCGAGCCGAAGAAGCCGGAGAAGCCGCCGGAGAAGACCGACGCGTTGGCCGACCTTCTGAAGAACGTTCAGAAGAACGCCCCGGCCAAGCCGGCGGCGTCCGAGAGCAAGGCCGACGCCAAGCCGACCCAGCACGCCGCCGCATCGGCGGCGCCCTCGACGGCGCCCTCAGGGGCGGCCAAGGCGGTGAACGGACCCGACAAGCCGTTCAAGCCGTCCGGGCGCGCCATCGACGGCATCCGCGGCGCGGTGAGCAAGAACTGGAACTTCGACCCGGGCCGCAAGGACGCCGGGAACATGCAGGTGGAGATCATCGTTGAGCTGGGCCGCGACGGTTCGGTCCTCAACGCGACGATCAACGAGAGGTACCGCTCCCGCTACATGTCGGACGCGGCCTTCCGGGCATCGGCCGACGCCGCGCTGCGCGCGGTGAAGCGGGCCAGCCCCCTGCCCATCAGCGAGTTTTCCGGCGACTTCACGCCCGCCCGGTATGAAGAGTGGCGTTACTTCGTGTTCAATTTCGACCCGAGGGACATGTTCTGA